GATTTCTTCAAGCCCGTTCAGACAGCGCAACAGCGTGGATTTGCCAGAGCCGGAGGGTCCGATAATGACAACCACTTCGCTTTTGCAGACCGTGACGTTGACGTCCTGGAGTGCGGCAACGCCATTGGGGAAGGTCTTTGAGGCGTGCTCAACCGTAATGATGGGAGCGCCTTTCTTTTTACATGCCGGTTCTGTAGTGGGCAGAATATCCTGTTCTGGCATCTTAGTTCTCGCTGTTCATTTTGCGTTCAAGGGCTGCTGCGGCCCACGACAGGCTGATGGTCACTGCCAGATACATGATGGCAATGAGGAACCAGATTTCAAAGGTGAGGAAGGTATCGGCAATGACAAGCTGGCCCTGCTGGGTCAGTTCATATACCGCGATGGTGCTGGCGAGGGAGGAGTCTTTTACAAGAGAGACAAGCACACCCGTCAGCGGAGGGAGTATGCGTTTGATTGCCTGAGGCAGGATGATTTTTCGGTAGGTATCTGTTGTGGAAAGTCCAAGGCTGTATGCGGCTTCCCACTGGCCTTTGTGAATGGATTCTATGCCACCACGGAAAATTTCCGAGGCATATGCCCCTTCAAACAGGGACAGGGCCAGAACGGCTGAGGTGAATGCGCCGATGTCAAAAACAGGGGCGATGACAAAGTAAATGAAGAGGATCTGAATCAGAAGGGGGGTGTTTCGGATCAGCTCGACGTAGCAGCGCGAAACAAGGCGCGCAACGTAGGACTGCGAAAGGCCAAAGATAGCGGCTGTCAGCCCAAAGAGCATGGAGAGCACAAGGCTCAGGCCGGTAATCTGGAAGGTGACAAAAAGTCCCTCCAGCAGTGGCCCGGGTGTAAAGACACCATGTTTCCAGGTGAAGATGTAGCGGGGCACAAGGTACCACTGCCACTGATAATTCAGGTGTTCTTCGCCAAGCATGAGCAACCAGAAAACACCTGCTCCCAGAAGGAGAAGCTTAACAATGTCCAGAATCTGTTCGTGACGCTGGAGCGGACGGAAAATGGCAGGAGATGATGCAGGCATTAGCACGGCTCCAGAAGAAGGGTGAAGGAGGAGCCTAAGGCTTGCGTCTCGTCGATGTTGTGTTTTTTGGGAAAGAGGGGGGAGAGAGATGCGCTCGGAGAGAAGAGAATGCGAAAAGAGGGCAGATCAAAAGAGCGCCAGAGAGATGCAGGAGCGTCGTCTCGGGGTTGTCTGGCTCCGCCTGGTCCAAAAAACACGACGGAGTGCGGACGTCTGGCTCCACGTGAAAACAGTTTAATCATAAGAGAAAAATCCTTTGCTAGAGTAGATCAGCTTAGCAAAAAAAAACTGTTTTGCAAACGCAGTCCAGACTAGTTTCACGGCTCCTGCTGGGGATTCTCTCGCTTTTCCGAGTGTTTAAGTTCCACAAGCTTCATGTACTTCTGAAATGCGTACAAAAAGGAGTGGATAGCGAGGACAAAGCCCGCTTTCCCATCTCGAAAACCCTGCTTGAGCAGGTACTGTTTCAGGAATTTGCCTATGGCGTGGGAGAAGGCCGTGCCGACGCCAGCCCTGCGCCCCTTGGCGTGCATTTCGCGTGCGGCGAGGCTGGTATAGCTGTTGATTTTGTCGAGATGCTCAGCAAGATCACGGTAGGGGTAGTGGATGATGTCGCCACGGAGCACTTCGGTGCTCCCGGTTGGGTGAAATTCTTCGTGCGGAAGCATGCCTCGGATTTCGACGCTGTCCAGCCGGAACACGCGAAGCAGTCTGTCCGGGTACCAGCCTGAGTGCATGATAAAGCGGTCAAGGTACCAGGAGCGGCGGGGGCAGAAAAATCCACCGTGCCCTTTGGGGGCATCAAGCGCGGCGCATACGGAGTCTTTGAGTTCAGGAGAGAGGAACTCGTCCTGGTCAAGCGTGATAATCCACGGTGTTGTGACGTGCTCAAAGGCAAAGCGGAACTGGGGGATGGTACCTTCCCAGTCTCGGTGCAGAATTTTTGCGGAATACTTTTGAGCGATTTTCAGTGTGGAGTCGGTGCTCCCGGAATCAATAACAAGAATTTCGTCACAAAACGACAGGCTTTCCAGAGTCTTGGACAGCCATGTCTCGCCGTTGAAGGTCAGAATGACCGCAGTGATGGGTTCTCTCATATGGGGGTGGGGGGCTGGTCAGCATGCTGCCAGCAGTTAACGTGACCCCGGTCCAGACAAGGTGCCAGACCGGGGAAATATGGTGTTAGAGCTGCGGAAGAGGTGTGTCTTCGCCGCGAAGTTTGGCTTCCAGAATCTCAATGCAGTCTTCAATGACCTTGTCGAGGGGCTGAGTTGCATCCACAATGCGGTAGCGGTTGTTATGCAGGGCAGCAAGTGTCAGGTAGCCTTCGCGAACCGTGGAGTGGAAACTCAGGCTTTCAGCCTCAAACCGGCCTTCGCTGTCGCATTTCTGTTCTTTCATGTTTCTGGCTACTGCGCGGCCAAGGCCCACTTCTGCGGGCAGGTCCAGCAGTAGGGTCAGGTCAGGCCAGAGGCCAGAGACGGCAACGTCGTTAAAGCTGTGCAGCTGGCGGGGGTCAAGCCCACGGCCATAGCCCTGATAGGCGACAGTGGAATCGGCGTAGCGGTCAGAAAGGACAATCTTCCCTTCTTCGAGGGCCGGACGAATCACCGTGGCGACGTGCTGGGCACGGTCTGCGAGGTACAGAAACAGTTCGCTTTCGCCGGTGAGGTCGGTGCTGTTCATGCTCAGAAGAAGTTTGCGCAGCTCCTGTCCAATGCGGCTTCCACCGGGTTCCAGAGTGCGCAGAATGCTGTGCCCCTGTTCTTCAAGGTGCTTTTGGACCGCGTTCAGAACGCTGGATTTTCCAGAGCCTTCTATCCCTTCAAAGGTAACAAACATAGCTGGTTAGCTTCCTCTTTTTCGTTGTCGGGTCGAGGGGCCGGAGTGTGCCGCGGCTGGTAGACAGAACGGGACAGGGCGCGCAGGTATTGCGACCAGCCTGTTTCTCCAGCGGCGATGTCCTCTGTTGCCACTTCGATGGTGTTCATTTTGGCATCCATGTTGTCTGCGAAGTGCAGGGCCAGAGCTTCGGCAGTCTGGGGCAGGGTCGGGGACCCAAATTCCAGAGCACCGTGGTGGCTCAAGATGAGATGCCGAAGATGCGTTTTGAGATCGTCATCAAGGTCTGTGGCCCGTTCCAGAAATGGTTCGAGCTTTTGCAGGCCAATCTGGATGTGCCCAAGAAGCTTGCCAATGTCGGTTCGCTCGCGGGCAAGGCCTGCGCTATATTCCCATGCCTTGCCAAGGTCATGGAAAATGGCTCCGGCCAAAAGCACCTGCCGGTCTAGATGCGGGTAGAGGTCTGCATAGGCCATGCACAGGCGGCAGACTCCAAGTGTATGTTCAATCAGCCCGCCAGCGTAGGCGTGATGCATGCTCACGGCGCCGGGGGCAGCAATGATTTTGGGTTTGATCTGCGGGTCAGTGAGCACCTTGCGGCACAGGGTGCGCCACGGGCGATAGCCAAGGTGCTTTTTGCAAAGCCGTTCAATGTCGGCAAGCATGTCTTCTGGCTCGCGCTTGCTTGAGGGAACAAAGTCTCCAAGGCGCAGGCCTTCGGCAGCAGGGTCCAGTTCCTGAACAGAATCCACAATGATCTGTGGCTCATCGCGGTAGGTCTGAACCTGCCCCATGACCCGAAGGGCAGTCCCCGAACTGAGCTGAGGATAACTCTGACTCATGGGGTAAAATATTCTTGCTGGTACCTCGCCGGAATTGTCGCCAAGCGTCAGAGCCCAAAAAGGGCCATTTTTCGCCTGAGCCTGTCGAGCTTCAACAACGACAAAAACATCGTCAATGTTCCGGCCCGGGGCGAGATCCCGAACGAAAGTCTGCTTACGAATCATGTTACCTGCTTTAGCTGTCAATTGTCCTTGCCTGTCTGCCGGAGTGATCGGCAGGTCTGTGGGCGTGTCCTGAGGGGAAGCCCTCACTGCACCCGTTGTGTAGCAGAGGAGGCGATGTGGCGCAATCGCAGCTCTAAAGCAAAAGTCTGCTGGTTCAACGGCTTGCCAAAATGGTGTTGGAGCCGTAGGGAGCGCTTTTGCCATGCGATAGCTCTCGCCCTGTGTCTTTCGTAAAACAATTTTGCGTGAAACGCATTATAGTGCAGACTCTTGCGTTTGTCAGAACTTTCCTGCCAGAGCCAGACTTGCGGTGTCTGCCCCGGCTGTGACTTTGTGGTTCTTCGGATTGCAGCGTCCTGCTGCATGGGCTATCGTCGCTCTATCAGTGCGAAAGCAGGACGCTTCGGACGCCTCTGGATCGTAACTTTTAGCAGAAAAATGAATAATGCGCATTCTTTTGACCAACGATGACGGAATACAGGCAGTAGGACTTCGGACGCTTTATCGGGCGCTTTCTGAGGCTGGGCATGACGTGCACGTCGTGGCTCCGGCAACAGAACAGTCTGCTGTTGGGCATGCAATTACCATTGCAATGCCGCTCAAGGTAAAAAAATTTCATGAAAACGGCTTTCGGGGCGTTGGTGTCTATGGAACCCCGGCAGACTGCGTCAAACTTGGACTCAGCACCGAAGTGGGCGGAGAAAAACCCGATTTGGTGGTTTCTGGGATCAACAGCGGCTGCAATGTAGGGGTAGACATCATTTATTCGGGTACGGTAAGCGCCGCAACCGAAGGGGCACTGAATGGAATTCCTTCTCTGGCGGTCTCTTATGATGACTGGACCCCAGATGACCTCTCTGGACAGGCCCGCTGGGTCTGTGGATTTGTGGAGCGGATGGACTGGCAGGCCTTGCCGCCAGAGACCTTGCTGAATCTGAATTTCCCCAAGGGAAGTGTGGAGCAGGCAAAAGAGCTGAAACTCTGCCCCCAGACCAAAATCCCATACAAAGATGGGTACCAGCGGCGGGAAGATCCACGAGGACAGGAATATTACTGGCTTGAAGGGGAAATTCCTTTTGAGCGGGTTTCCCCGTATACGGACCGGGCGTTATTGAGCCAGGGACACATCACGCTGACGCCTTTGAAATTTAGTCTCACTGACAGCGCGATGCTGGAGACGCTGAATTCCATGGGGATTCGTTGACAGCATACGGGCTGCGAGACTATAGAATAAGGGCTTAAAGCATGGCCTTTGGGGATGATTTCCGCAAAGGTCCGCTTAAGATGTCCCCATCTTTTTGCGGGCGCAGGCTTCTGAATCTGTTGCGCAGAACTCGTCCGCATCGCTCAATATATTGTATTTCATAATGATAGGACCGCGAGGAGGAACGCATGGCACTTACCGGGCCCAAAGAGATGTTCGAGAAGGCATACGCTGGTGGGTATGCTATTGGCGCTTTTAATGTAAACAACATGGAGATCATTCAGGGCATCGTTGCTGCTGCTGAAGAAGAAAAGGCTCCCCTGGTTCTTCAGGTGTCTGCTGGCGCACGCAAATATGCCCGCCAGATTTACATCATGAAGCTGGTTGAAGCTGCTCTTCAGGAGTGCGACCTGCCGATCTGCGTGCATCTTGACCATGGCGCTGATTTCGAAATTTGCAAGGACTGCATCGATGGCGGATTCACTTCCGTTATGATTGACGGTTCCCATCTGCCTTTTGAAGAAAACATTGCTCTGACCAAAAAGGTCGTTGAATACGCACACGATAAGGGCGTGTGGGTTGAAGCTGAGCTTGGCCGTCTGGCTGGCATCGAAGAGCATGTCGTTTCTGAAAAGAATATTTACACGGACCCAGACCAGGCCGTGGAATTTGTTGAGCGCACGGGTTGTGACTCTCTGGCAATCGCCATTGGTACCAGCCACGGTGCATACAAGTTCAAGGGTGAAGCCCGTCTCGACTTTGAACGTCTTGAGACCATCACCAACATGATGAAAGGCTACCCGCTGGTCCTGCACGGTTCTTCTTCCGTGCCTCAGGAATTCGTTGAAATGGCAAACAGCTACGGTGGAGAGATTCCCGGAGCCAAGGGCGTTCCCGAAGACCTGCTGCGCCGCGCTGCAAAGTTTGGCGTGTGCAAAATCAACATCGACACGGACATCCGTCTTGCAATGACCGCAGTCATCCGCAAGACCCTCAAGGAAAATCCGTCTGAATTTGACCCTCGCAAGTATCTTGGCCCTGCCCGTCAGGCTGTGAAGGACATGGTCCAGCACAAGATCAAGAACGTGCTTGGCTGCTCAAACGCAATTTAACTCCAGTTTTAAGAAGGAAAACCACATGGCAGTCAAAATTGGTATCAATGGTTTTGGTCGTATTGGCCGCTTCCTGACCCGTCTGCTCGCTACCGAGTCTGACGTGGAACTTTCTATGGTAAACGCCCGTGCAGATAATGCTGCGCTGGCTCACCTGCTCAAGTATGACTCTGTTCATGGCCGCTTTGACGGTGAAGTCGTCGCAAACGACGAAGGCTTCCTGCTCAACGGCAAGCAGGTCAAGGTGTCCCGCAACCCCATTGGCGACTGGACCTGGAATGACGGCCCCGTTGACATTGTTGTGGAGACCACTGGCCGCGTGAAGGACCGTGAGGGCCTTGCCCGTCACATTGAGTGCGGTGCAAAGAAAGTTATCATTGGCGCACCCGGCAAGGGTGTTGACCTGACCGTTGTGCCCGGTGTGAACGATGATCTTTATGATCCTGCAAAGCACGATGTGCTGTCTAACGCATCCTGCACCACCAACTGCCTTGCTCCTGCTACCAAGGTGATTAACGACACCTTTGGCATCAAGCACGGTCTCATGACTACCATTCATTCCTACACCATGAGCCAGCGCATTCTGGACGGTTCCCACAAGGACCTCCGCCGCGCCCGTGCTGCTGCCATGAACATCATCCCGACCACCACCGGTGCAGCCAAGGCTGTGACCGCAGTTATCCCCGAGCTGAAGGGCCGCCTTGATGGCATGGCCATGCGCGTTCCCACCCCGAACGTGTCTCTCGTGGACGTGGTCTTTGAACTTGAGCGCGACGTGACCGCAGAAGAGGTCAACGACGTCCTTAAGGCTGCTTCCGAGGGCGCAATGAAGGGCAACATGGGCTACACTGATGAGCCTCTTGTTTCCATCGACTTTGTGTCCAGCTCCTTTGGTGGCGTGGTTGACTCCATGCTGACCAACGTCATGGACAAGCGCATGCTCAAACTGATTATCTGGTACGACAACGAAGGTGGATACACCAACCAGCTTCTGCGCCTTATCAAGAAGGTCGCAAAGAGCATGTAGCGCAGTTTCTGTGCGAAATGATGAGGGAGGCTTTGGCCTCCCTTTTTTTGTCACTGTGTGTTGAGCTTGGTTCCTTTTGGCAGGTGTGCTTTTACCGCAAGGCATGGTGGAGGGAAAAGTTTGTCTTTTGGGGGAAGTGCGAAAAAAAGTGCCAAAAGGAAATCCCTCGGTGTGGGGCGGATTTTCCTTTTTTTTAAGGCGATTGCTTGTGAAAAGGCAAAAAACTCGGTCCTGATTTGTCTTGACGACTGCGTACGCAATTGCTAAATCGCGGACAGTCAATACATCGCTGCGAAACAAAAGCGGTAGGGAGGACATCCATGAGACAGCTCATTCGAGTTTTTGTCGTGATTGCCATCATCCTTGTGTGGAACGCACATACGGTGATTTAGCACGCGGGGGCAGAACGCCCAGAGGTGAAAAAATATGCGCCATCCTTTTGGAAAAGGAGTGGCGCTTTTTTTGCGTCAAATTATTGTGAGCTGCGGCGAGCTGTCAGGCTGGACAAGGCCAACGGTAATCCAGAAAGAGACCGTGGTCCCTTTGCCGGGTTCGCTCTCGACATTGATGATGCCACCCATGCGCGAGACAAGGCGTTTGACAATGCCAAGCCCAAGGCCGGTTCCTTCGTATTTGCTGTGCTTGCCCCAGTTGAGCTGCACAAAGGGGTCGAAAATACTTTCTTTTTGTTCTTTTGGAATGCCGATGCCTGTGTCGGCGACTTCCACCAGAAGCCGGGCCTGCTGCGGGGCTGTTTCTTTGTGGAGCAGGTTAACGGAGACGTCGACAGAGCCGTTTTTGGTAAATTTGACGGCGTTGCCTATGAGGTTGAAGAGAATCTGCCGGACGCGGCCTTCGTCGCCAATGAGCTGGGGCGGAATACTGTTGTCAACGGAGTAGCTCAGTTCAACGGCGTTGGTGCGGCACTGCTGCACAAAGGTGTTGGTGACCACCCGCATGGTTTGGCGCAGGTCAAATTCGTTGTGAGAGAGAGTTATTTTGTCAGCCTGAAGTTTGGAAAAATCCAGAATGTCATTGATAATTGTCAGCAGACCTTCGCCCGCCTGAAGCGCAATTTCCGTGCAGTCCTTTTGTTCCGCATCAAGATCAGTATCCAGCAGGCAGTCAAGCATGCCCAGCACGCCATTGAGCGGAGAGCGCAACTCATGGCTCATGTTTGCCAGAAATTCCGTTTTCATTTTGTTGGCGTTTTCGGCAAGGTCACGAGCTTTGCGCAAGTTCTTTTCGAGTTTCTTGCTTTTGGTTATCTCACGGGACACCTTGATGATACTTGTAATGTCCTTTTTGCTGTCCAGAATGGGATAGCAGGCGACTTCCCAAATTGTTCCATTGGGGTGTGTTACTTCTCCTCGCGACTGTGTTTTCCTTTTTAGCGTCTCTGGGAGTGGACAGTTTTTGCATGGTTCTGTCTGGCCGGAGAAGAGCGTATAGCATTTTTTCCCAACCATTTTTGACAGCTCAGAGCCAGAGGAGATGACTGTGGCGGGGTTGCCCCAGATAATGGTTCCGTCTGGCCGGAGGTGGGTGACGGATTCACTAATGGTAGACAGAATAAGCTGTTTTTCTGATTCGGATTTGCGCAGAGCCTCTTCGGTTGCGCGCTGGTCCGTAATGTCTCGGGCGACCTGAAGTGCTCCGGTGGGCTTCCCTGTACTGTCATTGAGTGGATATGCAGTGATGTGCCATGTCCGGTCGTGTGCTCTTTTGATGACGCCTGAGCAGGTATGACCTGTTTCAATAGCTTCATGAACAGGGCAGTCAGGGCAGGGGGTTCGGCGCTTGGCCCACAGCTTGTAGCAAAAATCGCCGACGATTTGCTCTGAACTTTTGTTTATGGACTGGGCTGCGGCGCTGTTGGCCCACAGGATTCGATGGGAAAGGTCCTGATGCAGCATGAGTTCTGTCACGGTCGACAGAATTTTGTTTTTCTCATTTTCTGCTTCTTCAAGGGCAAGCTGCTGTTTGCGTTGGCGAGTGAGGTCTGTCACGGAGACCACGGTAAAAAGGGAGTGGCCTTCGGTGTCAAAAATGGGATTGATGCGCAGGTCTGCCCAGAAGCGTGTGCCATCCATGCAGCGCTGGGGGCGTTCAAGCTGCTGGGTTGTTCCAAGCTCGGAGGCTCGGCGTATGGCGTCCTGGAGCGCAATGCCGTCTTCCCGGTTGCACAGTTCGCGAGGGTACTTCCCGACAATTTCCATGTAGGACGCTTTGTACAGTTCAAGGCCTGCCTGATTGGCATCCAGAAATTTTCCATTCATGTCGAGGACAAAAAGCCCGGAAGGGGAGCTTTCGAATATGGCGGAGAAGAGGGAAGGGGAGTATGCACTTTCGTCGGGTTCGGAGAGAGAGCAGGTCACGTCAGTAATAACGCCGCTGACAATGTGTCTGTGCCCGTCTTTCGCATAGTTTTCGCTTGCCGGGGCAAGAGTCATTTCATCCCGGAGTATTTTCCAGCTTCCGTCGCTGTGCTGAAACCTGTACAGGGCCGTATGCCGTGAGGAGCGGAACAGATAGCGCCGGAATTTTTTCATTTCCTGATCGCTTGGGTGCCAGTGCTTTTCCCAAAAGCTGCGGTCCTGAATAATATCCTTGGGCGAATACCCGAGGATGTCCTCAACGTTTGGAGAAATGTTGAGAATGGAAAATGGCGTATCAAAGCTGGCTGTGTACAGAATATATGGAGATGAAGGAATGCCTTCGGTGTTCGCCGCGACAGAAACAAGCGAACGGTTGGCATTGGCGGACTGGACAGGAAGACGTAAAGGCTCGTCAGTGGTATCCTGCGCAGGACAGGCTGGGCTGTTTTTGGGCATGGCGTCTTCTCACTCCCCTAGAAAAAGGTGATCGAAATTCCCTATGCATTGCACCCCACGAAGCACTACGTGTATATTCCTAGGGTATGACTCCTGTCAATAAATGAGCGCCTTAGTAGGGTAGAAGTAGGGAGCCTCTCTTGTCTGTTTGCAATAAGTTCCGTAAGCTTATCCATTCTTTTTTGGAGGAACACTGTGGAATTTCGCGCTACCAAATTCCCTGGGCTTGTGGTCTGTATTCCACGGGTTTTCGGGGACAAACGTGGTT
Above is a window of Desulfobaculum bizertense DSM 18034 DNA encoding:
- a CDS encoding amino acid ABC transporter permease; translated protein: MPASSPAIFRPLQRHEQILDIVKLLLLGAGVFWLLMLGEEHLNYQWQWYLVPRYIFTWKHGVFTPGPLLEGLFVTFQITGLSLVLSMLFGLTAAIFGLSQSYVARLVSRCYVELIRNTPLLIQILFIYFVIAPVFDIGAFTSAVLALSLFEGAYASEIFRGGIESIHKGQWEAAYSLGLSTTDTYRKIILPQAIKRILPPLTGVLVSLVKDSSLASTIAVYELTQQGQLVIADTFLTFEIWFLIAIMYLAVTISLSWAAAALERKMNSEN
- a CDS encoding glycosyltransferase family 2 protein encodes the protein MREPITAVILTFNGETWLSKTLESLSFCDEILVIDSGSTDSTLKIAQKYSAKILHRDWEGTIPQFRFAFEHVTTPWIITLDQDEFLSPELKDSVCAALDAPKGHGGFFCPRRSWYLDRFIMHSGWYPDRLLRVFRLDSVEIRGMLPHEEFHPTGSTEVLRGDIIHYPYRDLAEHLDKINSYTSLAAREMHAKGRRAGVGTAFSHAIGKFLKQYLLKQGFRDGKAGFVLAIHSFLYAFQKYMKLVELKHSEKRENPQQEP
- the tmk gene encoding dTMP kinase, producing the protein MFVTFEGIEGSGKSSVLNAVQKHLEEQGHSILRTLEPGGSRIGQELRKLLLSMNSTDLTGESELFLYLADRAQHVATVIRPALEEGKIVLSDRYADSTVAYQGYGRGLDPRQLHSFNDVAVSGLWPDLTLLLDLPAEVGLGRAVARNMKEQKCDSEGRFEAESLSFHSTVREGYLTLAALHNNRYRIVDATQPLDKVIEDCIEILEAKLRGEDTPLPQL
- a CDS encoding 3'-5' exoribonuclease YhaM family protein codes for the protein MIRKQTFVRDLAPGRNIDDVFVVVEARQAQAKNGPFWALTLGDNSGEVPARIFYPMSQSYPQLSSGTALRVMGQVQTYRDEPQIIVDSVQELDPAAEGLRLGDFVPSSKREPEDMLADIERLCKKHLGYRPWRTLCRKVLTDPQIKPKIIAAPGAVSMHHAYAGGLIEHTLGVCRLCMAYADLYPHLDRQVLLAGAIFHDLGKAWEYSAGLARERTDIGKLLGHIQIGLQKLEPFLERATDLDDDLKTHLRHLILSHHGALEFGSPTLPQTAEALALHFADNMDAKMNTIEVATEDIAAGETGWSQYLRALSRSVYQPRHTPAPRPDNEKEEANQLCLLPLKG
- the surE gene encoding 5'/3'-nucleotidase SurE encodes the protein MRILLTNDDGIQAVGLRTLYRALSEAGHDVHVVAPATEQSAVGHAITIAMPLKVKKFHENGFRGVGVYGTPADCVKLGLSTEVGGEKPDLVVSGINSGCNVGVDIIYSGTVSAATEGALNGIPSLAVSYDDWTPDDLSGQARWVCGFVERMDWQALPPETLLNLNFPKGSVEQAKELKLCPQTKIPYKDGYQRREDPRGQEYYWLEGEIPFERVSPYTDRALLSQGHITLTPLKFSLTDSAMLETLNSMGIR
- the fba gene encoding class II fructose-1,6-bisphosphate aldolase, yielding MALTGPKEMFEKAYAGGYAIGAFNVNNMEIIQGIVAAAEEEKAPLVLQVSAGARKYARQIYIMKLVEAALQECDLPICVHLDHGADFEICKDCIDGGFTSVMIDGSHLPFEENIALTKKVVEYAHDKGVWVEAELGRLAGIEEHVVSEKNIYTDPDQAVEFVERTGCDSLAIAIGTSHGAYKFKGEARLDFERLETITNMMKGYPLVLHGSSSVPQEFVEMANSYGGEIPGAKGVPEDLLRRAAKFGVCKINIDTDIRLAMTAVIRKTLKENPSEFDPRKYLGPARQAVKDMVQHKIKNVLGCSNAI
- the gap gene encoding type I glyceraldehyde-3-phosphate dehydrogenase, giving the protein MAVKIGINGFGRIGRFLTRLLATESDVELSMVNARADNAALAHLLKYDSVHGRFDGEVVANDEGFLLNGKQVKVSRNPIGDWTWNDGPVDIVVETTGRVKDREGLARHIECGAKKVIIGAPGKGVDLTVVPGVNDDLYDPAKHDVLSNASCTTNCLAPATKVINDTFGIKHGLMTTIHSYTMSQRILDGSHKDLRRARAAAMNIIPTTTGAAKAVTAVIPELKGRLDGMAMRVPTPNVSLVDVVFELERDVTAEEVNDVLKAASEGAMKGNMGYTDEPLVSIDFVSSSFGGVVDSMLTNVMDKRMLKLIIWYDNEGGYTNQLLRLIKKVAKSM
- a CDS encoding PAS domain-containing sensor histidine kinase, coding for MPKNSPACPAQDTTDEPLRLPVQSANANRSLVSVAANTEGIPSSPYILYTASFDTPFSILNISPNVEDILGYSPKDIIQDRSFWEKHWHPSDQEMKKFRRYLFRSSRHTALYRFQHSDGSWKILRDEMTLAPASENYAKDGHRHIVSGVITDVTCSLSEPDESAYSPSLFSAIFESSPSGLFVLDMNGKFLDANQAGLELYKASYMEIVGKYPRELCNREDGIALQDAIRRASELGTTQQLERPQRCMDGTRFWADLRINPIFDTEGHSLFTVVSVTDLTRQRKQQLALEEAENEKNKILSTVTELMLHQDLSHRILWANSAAAQSINKSSEQIVGDFCYKLWAKRRTPCPDCPVHEAIETGHTCSGVIKRAHDRTWHITAYPLNDSTGKPTGALQVARDITDQRATEEALRKSESEKQLILSTISESVTHLRPDGTIIWGNPATVISSGSELSKMVGKKCYTLFSGQTEPCKNCPLPETLKRKTQSRGEVTHPNGTIWEVACYPILDSKKDITSIIKVSREITKSKKLEKNLRKARDLAENANKMKTEFLANMSHELRSPLNGVLGMLDCLLDTDLDAEQKDCTEIALQAGEGLLTIINDILDFSKLQADKITLSHNEFDLRQTMRVVTNTFVQQCRTNAVELSYSVDNSIPPQLIGDEGRVRQILFNLIGNAVKFTKNGSVDVSVNLLHKETAPQQARLLVEVADTGIGIPKEQKESIFDPFVQLNWGKHSKYEGTGLGLGIVKRLVSRMGGIINVESEPGKGTTVSFWITVGLVQPDSSPQLTII